The proteins below come from a single Halobacillus salinarum genomic window:
- a CDS encoding GNAT family N-acetyltransferase, which produces MRWNYKDFNDLTSIQLYEILQHRTNIFVVEQECPYPEIDGRDPECLHLWLENNGEILAYCRIVPPLTKEEDYAIGRILVAKESRGKGYARELVHKAVEYLSEEQGVSSIFLHGQEHLRHFYGSFGFREVSDVYLEDGIPHVDMRLSL; this is translated from the coding sequence ATGAGGTGGAATTATAAGGATTTTAATGATTTAACGTCCATTCAGCTGTATGAAATTTTGCAGCATCGGACGAACATTTTTGTTGTAGAGCAAGAGTGTCCCTATCCTGAAATAGATGGCAGGGATCCGGAATGTCTGCATTTATGGCTTGAGAATAATGGCGAAATCCTCGCTTACTGCCGGATTGTTCCTCCGTTAACGAAAGAAGAAGATTATGCAATCGGCCGGATTCTTGTCGCCAAGGAAAGCCGGGGAAAAGGGTACGCTCGGGAGCTGGTTCATAAAGCGGTCGAGTATTTGAGTGAAGAGCAGGGGGTTTCTTCTATCTTTCTCCACGGTCAGGAGCACTTAAGGCATTTTTACGGTTCTTTCGGTTTTAGAGAAGTATCCGATGTTTATTTGGAGGATGGAATCCCGCATGTTGATATGAGGTTGAGTTTATAA
- a CDS encoding DUF2254 domain-containing protein, translating into MLLDLLPLSLKKYFEMSKRQRKHEVQLTLWYMPIVYITLSIILAVITLTLDLVVEVDQYSPELLKIGSNANRMLVSTLIGGILTLSAFTLNSLLVVLTNFSGQFSPRMLMNFISDKNTQHALGIFNGSFVYVLAIFLFIGNSNHEYFVATPVTTILLAFISAITFIYFINHATTWMQVHNITYSMKKVSEEIINKTLREDLEAYRTKAAEDLMEEEQADAQYMAAIKSGYLQLINYRTMIEEARKDNIIIKLHAQVGDYTLRGNHLLSYWGPGADLVDEQKYCKMIELGHKETELQDLQMGMHKLAEIGIKALSNDDPKTATNAIHQMAELMLTVDSYITFTPYLMDNDKQVRVILLSESFDYYMYRGFGFIRHYAGDNHLVITEIISALAMVAESIDTSKHDPIWKFAKNTLDHIEYKVLYELDKTFLLKSLYRLATITDNDPDYYEIEERFYSNTN; encoded by the coding sequence ATGCTTTTGGATTTATTACCTTTATCTCTTAAAAAGTACTTTGAAATGTCTAAACGGCAGCGAAAACATGAAGTTCAGTTAACTTTGTGGTATATGCCTATCGTTTATATTACATTATCGATCATTCTAGCCGTCATTACTTTAACCCTTGATTTAGTAGTTGAGGTCGACCAATACTCGCCGGAGCTGTTAAAAATCGGTTCCAACGCGAATCGAATGCTCGTCAGTACATTAATCGGCGGGATTTTGACACTTAGTGCCTTTACATTAAACTCACTTTTAGTTGTACTGACTAATTTCAGCGGTCAATTTTCCCCGAGAATGCTTATGAATTTCATCTCAGACAAAAATACGCAGCATGCCCTTGGTATTTTCAATGGCAGCTTTGTATATGTACTTGCCATTTTTCTATTTATTGGGAATTCAAACCATGAATATTTTGTCGCTACTCCTGTAACTACCATACTGCTCGCTTTCATCTCTGCGATTACCTTTATCTATTTTATTAACCATGCGACGACTTGGATGCAGGTGCATAACATCACCTACAGCATGAAAAAAGTTTCCGAGGAGATCATTAATAAGACACTTCGGGAAGACTTGGAAGCTTACCGGACAAAGGCTGCAGAAGACTTAATGGAAGAGGAACAAGCTGATGCCCAGTATATGGCCGCTATCAAATCCGGCTACCTGCAGCTCATTAATTATCGGACAATGATTGAAGAAGCGAGAAAAGACAACATTATTATTAAGCTTCATGCCCAAGTGGGAGACTACACTTTAAGAGGAAATCATTTACTTTCTTATTGGGGACCTGGAGCTGACCTCGTTGACGAACAAAAGTATTGTAAAATGATAGAGCTCGGCCATAAAGAAACAGAACTTCAGGATTTACAGATGGGGATGCACAAGCTAGCAGAAATCGGAATTAAAGCGCTCAGCAACGACGATCCTAAAACAGCTACTAATGCGATTCACCAAATGGCAGAACTCATGCTTACTGTCGACAGCTATATTACCTTTACGCCTTATTTGATGGACAATGATAAACAAGTAAGGGTAATCCTGCTCTCTGAATCATTTGATTACTATATGTACAGAGGCTTTGGATTTATCCGGCACTATGCAGGCGATAACCATTTGGTTATTACAGAAATCATCAGCGCACTCGCTATGGTAGCCGAATCCATCGATACTTCAAAGCATGACCCGATTTGGAAGTTTGCCAAAAACACCCTCGATCATATCGAATATAAAGTACTCTATGAACTGGACAAAACTTTCCTTCTGAAATCGTTATATAGGCTTGCTACCATTACTGATAATGATCCAGATTATTATGAAATAGAAGAAAGATTTTATTCGAATACAAATTAA
- a CDS encoding cation diffusion facilitator family transporter, whose amino-acid sequence MGHHHHHHDHTSGNIKIAFFLNLIFTIIEIIGGILTNSMAILSDALHDLGDSLSLGLAWFLQNFSKKGKTEGFSFGYKRFSLLAALINSVVLIVGSIFIFTEAVPRLLNPASPNTQGMMALAVLGILVNGAAVFRLKGGESMNQKVLSWHLLEDVLGWVAVLIVSIVMNFTDLPILDPLASIAITVYILYNVVVNFIKTMRLFLEGVPENIDLSKIEKQMAEVQRVHSTHHTHLWSLDGEHHAFSSHVVVPASASKEDICAIKSEIKEIIKPIHFDHITIEIEYEDEYCSMLEQEKKERGLNHG is encoded by the coding sequence ATGGGACACCATCATCATCACCATGACCACACAAGTGGAAATATCAAAATCGCATTTTTTCTCAACCTTATTTTTACTATTATAGAAATCATTGGTGGGATATTGACGAACAGTATGGCAATTCTGTCGGATGCTCTGCATGATTTAGGGGATTCATTGTCTCTTGGGCTTGCCTGGTTTTTACAAAACTTTTCTAAAAAAGGGAAAACAGAAGGGTTTTCCTTTGGTTATAAACGATTCTCCTTATTGGCTGCACTCATTAACAGTGTGGTTCTTATCGTTGGGTCTATCTTTATTTTTACAGAAGCTGTGCCAAGGTTATTAAACCCCGCTTCCCCTAATACCCAGGGAATGATGGCTCTTGCTGTACTTGGTATTCTAGTAAACGGGGCCGCTGTCTTTCGTTTAAAAGGCGGGGAATCCATGAATCAGAAGGTCTTGTCATGGCATCTGCTCGAAGATGTGCTCGGATGGGTTGCTGTACTCATTGTAAGTATCGTGATGAATTTTACCGATCTGCCAATATTAGACCCTCTTGCATCTATAGCCATTACGGTCTACATTTTATATAACGTCGTTGTTAATTTTATTAAAACGATGCGTCTGTTCCTTGAAGGGGTACCAGAAAACATCGACCTGTCAAAAATTGAAAAACAAATGGCTGAAGTACAGCGGGTTCATTCCACTCATCACACCCACCTTTGGTCGCTGGATGGAGAACACCATGCATTTTCGAGTCACGTTGTTGTTCCTGCATCCGCTTCTAAAGAAGATATTTGTGCGATAAAAAGCGAAATTAAAGAGATTATTAAACCGATTCACTTTGACCACATCACCATTGAAATTGAATATGAAGATGAATACTGCTCTATGCTCGAACAAGAAAAGAAAGAGAGGGGATTGAATCATGGATGA
- a CDS encoding ArsR/SmtB family transcription factor, giving the protein MDDEQVFPNDLDEETLFVVSQTFKALSDPTRIRILNLLFEKEYSVNEIAENLKLRQSTVSHQLRFLKNLRLVKYRREGTSIYYSHDDEHVINVLQQMIKHALHH; this is encoded by the coding sequence ATGGATGACGAACAGGTATTTCCGAATGACCTCGACGAAGAAACCCTATTTGTCGTAAGCCAAACCTTCAAAGCATTATCTGATCCTACAAGAATCAGGATCCTAAACCTCCTATTTGAAAAAGAATATTCTGTTAATGAAATTGCTGAAAATCTCAAGCTCAGGCAATCAACGGTATCTCACCAGCTCCGTTTCCTGAAAAACCTCCGTCTTGTAAAGTACAGACGAGAAGGTACTTCCATTTATTACTCTCACGATGATGAACACGTCATCAACGTTCTTCAGCAAATGATTAAGCACGCTCTCCACCATTAA
- a CDS encoding pyridoxamine 5'-phosphate oxidase family protein: MDQQELKKKVYNILDQHTVGTLATVRNNKPYSRFMTFSNDDEFTFYAPTHADTHKTEEIEENPNVHILIGYEGHGFGDSYLEVEGQAKIRDDQKIKDWLWSEDMERWFTSKQDNDYIVLEIYPESIRLMNAEGNTPATLEM, from the coding sequence ATGGACCAGCAGGAACTTAAAAAGAAAGTTTATAACATTCTAGATCAACATACAGTAGGTACACTTGCAACTGTAAGAAATAACAAACCTTATTCTCGTTTTATGACATTTTCTAATGATGATGAATTCACTTTTTATGCTCCGACTCATGCGGATACCCACAAAACAGAGGAAATTGAAGAAAATCCAAATGTGCATATTCTCATTGGTTACGAAGGACATGGGTTTGGCGACTCTTATTTAGAAGTAGAGGGCCAAGCGAAAATTCGAGATGACCAGAAGATCAAAGACTGGTTATGGAGTGAAGACATGGAACGCTGGTTTACAAGCAAGCAGGACAACGACTACATTGTGCTTGAAATTTATCCTGAAAGTATCCGACTGATGAATGCAGAAGGAAATACACCAGCAACACTTGAAATGTAA
- a CDS encoding cell wall-binding repeat-containing protein, which yields MQFVARWISAAIIGGLAVFSFTVMKADAFQIDRVNGDDRYETAVEISQKGWSNGSDVVVLTRGDEFPDALAGSPLAHAKDAPLLLTEKDHLTAITKKEINRLNPSSIFILGGPGAVSSKIEKTLKNTFSAEITRIAGNNRYQTAAKVAAQLPGNDRAFVVNGSRFPDAMAAAPYAARHGHPILLTKSSYIPQSTQEALRGKKQTTIVGGDGVVSQSVENDLPNPERISGNTRYKTSAQAVLHLRMGRPDNAYVVTGNKFADGIAGSVLAAKYNDPILLVEENYVPNAIKIAVHKRGLEKFTVFGGYNAVDQYVDTELSLPIQLLLVNKARGIPASYKDDHLVKPNVRFPSNSDLPKHYMSSIAAGHLENMFDDAWAAGKELYAVSGYRSYERQKEIHERITRNHGSEYADRVSAEPGHSEHQTGLAMDVSSPAVGYQLVESFANTVEGRWLEQHASDYGFIIRYPDGRERDTGYTYEPWHLRYVGKSIARYMDRTNKILEDYLR from the coding sequence ATGCAGTTCGTAGCGCGATGGATCAGCGCTGCAATAATTGGAGGATTGGCTGTCTTTAGTTTTACCGTAATGAAAGCCGACGCCTTTCAAATTGACCGGGTGAACGGAGACGACCGGTATGAAACTGCGGTAGAAATTTCGCAAAAAGGATGGAGCAATGGTTCAGACGTGGTGGTGCTAACCCGAGGAGACGAATTTCCAGATGCATTGGCAGGTTCACCTTTAGCCCACGCAAAAGATGCCCCGTTATTACTCACGGAAAAGGATCACTTAACAGCTATTACAAAAAAAGAGATCAACCGCTTAAATCCATCCTCTATTTTCATTCTCGGAGGTCCCGGCGCCGTTTCTTCAAAGATAGAGAAAACTTTAAAAAATACTTTTTCTGCTGAAATCACGCGAATCGCTGGAAATAACCGCTATCAAACAGCAGCTAAAGTGGCAGCCCAACTGCCCGGTAACGACCGTGCGTTTGTCGTAAATGGCAGCCGTTTTCCTGACGCAATGGCGGCAGCACCTTATGCCGCTAGACACGGTCATCCTATTCTACTTACGAAGAGCAGCTATATTCCTCAATCGACACAGGAAGCACTGCGTGGAAAAAAACAAACAACCATTGTCGGTGGTGACGGAGTCGTTAGTCAATCCGTAGAAAATGACCTGCCGAATCCAGAGCGTATTTCTGGAAATACCCGCTATAAAACGTCAGCACAAGCGGTTCTGCATCTCAGAATGGGGCGCCCGGACAATGCCTATGTCGTTACAGGAAATAAATTTGCAGACGGAATAGCCGGTTCCGTGCTCGCAGCAAAATACAATGATCCTATACTCTTAGTGGAAGAAAATTACGTTCCTAATGCCATTAAAATAGCGGTTCATAAACGTGGCCTGGAGAAATTCACGGTATTTGGCGGGTATAACGCTGTCGACCAATATGTGGATACAGAACTTTCTCTGCCGATTCAACTTCTATTGGTGAACAAAGCAAGAGGAATACCTGCTTCCTATAAAGATGACCATCTAGTAAAACCAAATGTCAGATTTCCATCTAATTCAGATCTTCCAAAACATTATATGAGCAGTATTGCTGCCGGGCATCTGGAAAACATGTTTGATGATGCCTGGGCCGCTGGTAAAGAGCTCTATGCAGTCTCCGGTTATCGATCCTATGAGCGGCAAAAAGAAATTCACGAACGAATTACGCGCAACCATGGGTCGGAATATGCAGACAGAGTGAGCGCCGAGCCTGGTCATAGCGAGCACCAAACAGGACTTGCTATGGACGTTTCCAGTCCAGCTGTTGGCTACCAGCTGGTTGAAAGCTTCGCAAACACTGTGGAAGGACGATGGCTTGAACAACATGCTTCAGATTATGGCTTTATCATCCGTTATCCAGACGGGCGTGAACGCGATACGGGCTACACTTACGAACCTTGGCATCTGCGCTACGTCGGAAAATCGATTGCCCGATATATGGACAGAACCAATAAAATTCTAGAAGACTATCTTCGATAA